Proteins encoded within one genomic window of Candidatus Binataceae bacterium:
- a CDS encoding EthD domain-containing protein, giving the protein MVKVAVMLKRKPGMSAQEFHRYWKDVHGPLVLGVPELMRHFRKYVQSHAIESGLSDTPGGSGPYDGYA; this is encoded by the coding sequence ATGGTAAAGGTCGCAGTCATGCTCAAGCGCAAGCCGGGGATGAGCGCGCAGGAATTCCATCGCTACTGGAAGGACGTGCACGGGCCGCTCGTGCTCGGAGTGCCGGAGCTGATGCGTCACTTTCGCAAGTACGTCCAGAGCCACGCGATCGAATCCGGTCTCTCCGACACGCCGGGCGGATCGGGACCCTACGACGGATACGCG